The Dendropsophus ebraccatus isolate aDenEbr1 chromosome 10, aDenEbr1.pat, whole genome shotgun sequence genome has a segment encoding these proteins:
- the ABHD16A gene encoding phosphatidylserine lipase ABHD16A, which translates to MAAGGEGIMRRWIRGFGLLYLCIRGPRLYRVYRVNGRVAIGRGRPLQEGDAESSWESFYQPKALEKHTDSILAWVSVLWTISYYSSPITAFYMYRKGYITAMRLIPLTQYGLTLMFLLAGIACLRGLGRWSNSQYIQFISILQRTKMDDCPENKNMLSNFNFDFRSWPVDFRWDETSSKDHQKTGLSGGVSLLKAEPRTRGAADSFLQRVQKLPCQITSYVVAHSFGRRMLYPGSVYLLQKALMPMLLQGQARLVEEYNGKRAKLLACDGNEIDTMFVDRRGGGDRNGSKLVICCEGNAGFYEVGCISTPLEAGYSVLGWNHPGFAGSTGVPFPQNEANAMDAVVQYAVYRLGFKLQDIIVYAWSIGGFTATWAVMSYPDISAIVLDASFDDLVPLALKVMPESWRGLVTRTVRKYLNLNNAEQLCRYQGPVLLIRRTKDEIITTTNPDDIASNRGNDLLLSLLQHRYPNVMTEEGRTAVKTWLSASTPEQEASVLSLYGVEEDWCLSVLESYKAENLGQFPWTVGEEMSTEGRQQLALYLAQKYLSSFEATHCTPLPATAFQMPWSI; encoded by the exons ATGGCGGCCGGTGGTGAGGGCATCATGCGGAGATGGATCCGGGGCTTCGGGCTGCTCTATCTGTGTATTCGGGGCCCTCGGCTCTATCGGGTTTACCGGGTAAACGGGCGGGTGGCGATCGGGAGaggccgccccctgcaggaaggAGACGCCGAGAGCTCCTGG GAATCCTTCTACCAACCAAAAGCTTTGGAGAAACACACAGACAGCATCCTGGCATGG GTATCCGTCCTGTGGACCATTTCTTACTACTCCTCCCCCATCACTGCCTTCTATATGTACAGAAAAG GGTATATCACTGCAATGCGGCTGATCCCTCTAACACAGTACGGCTTAACCCTTATGTTCCTGCTGGCGGGAATAGCATGTTTAAGAG GTTTGGGCCGATGGAGCAATTCTCAGTATATTCAGTTTATCAGCATTTTACAGAGAACCAAAATGGATGATTGTCCAGAGAACAAG AACATGTTGTCCAATTTCAACTTTGACTTCCGCAGTTGGCCAGTAGATTTCCGATGGGATGAGACCAGCAG tAAAGATCACCAGAAGACAGGACTATCGGGAGGGGTATCACTCCTTAAAGCCGAACCCCGGACACGAGGCGCAGCAGACAGTTTCTTACAGCGGGTGCAGAAGCTGCCTTGTCAGATAACCAG TTATGTGGTCGCTCACTCGTTCGGCAGGCGGATGCTGTACCCCGGCTCGGTGTATCTCTTACAGAAGGCGCTCATGCCTATGTTATTACAGGGACAGGCCCGGCTGGTAGAGGAG TACAATGGGAAGAGAGCCAAGCTGCTGGCATGTGACGGCAACGAAATCGACACCATGTTTGTAGACCGCAGAGGCGGCGGTGACCGTAACGGGTCTAAGCTG GTTATCTGCTGCGAGGGCAACGCTGGCTTCTATGAGGTCGGCTGCATCTCCACTCCACTGGAAG CTGGTTATTCTGTGCTTGGCTGGAATCATCCCGGGTTCGCAGGCAGTACG GGTGTCCCCTTTCCTCAGAACGAAGCTAATGCCATGGACGCAGTGGTGCAGTATGCGGTGTACCGATTGGGCTTCAAGCTGCAAGACATCATTGTGTACGCCTGGTCTATCGGGGGCTTCACAG CCACGTGGGCGGTTATGTCCTATCCTGACATCAGCGCCATTGTCCTTGACGCCTCTTTCGATGACCTTGTTCCTCTTGCTTTGAAAGTGATGCCAGAAAGTTGGA GAGGACTCGTAACCAGAACTGTGCGGAAGTACCTAAACCTTAACAATGCGGAGCAGCTCTGCAG GTATCAGGGTCCCGTATTACTGATCAGAAGAACAAAGGATGAAATCATCACCACCAC AAACCCAGATGACATCGCGTCCAACCGAGGAAACGACCTGCtcctcagcctgctgcagcatCG TTACCCCAATGTGATGACTGAGGAAGGCCGGACAGCAGTAAAGACGTGGCTGTCAGCCAGCACCCCTGAACAAGAAG CCTCTGTACTGAGTCTCTATGGGGTAGAGGAGGACTGGTGTCTGTCTGTCCTAGAGTCATATAAAGCAGAGAATTTGGGCCAGTTTCCGTGGACTGTAG GGGAAGAAATGAGCACAGAAGGAAGACAGCAGCTGGCGCTATACCTT GCACAGAAGTACCTAAGCAGCTTTGaagccacacactgtaccccgcTCCCGGCCACCGCCTTCCAGATGCCCTGGAGTATATAG